The genomic interval TGGACGAGGGGTAGGGACAGGGACGGGAGGattgtgggggggggtgtggctTGGCAGCAGGGACTGGGGGAGCAGCACCAGGGCAGAGGTGAACTGGTCCCTTTAAGCACAGCCGACCACTCCAAGAGTCGGAAGACCTCAGTTTGACATCCCTGGTGAggacaagttggggaggaggaggcaagagGCAAGAGTCCTCCCCATGAACTCCTCAGGATCCTAGGGGGGATGTAATTATCATTCACCCCCCAACTCCTATTCTGTTTCACACTCTGTGGGCATTCTCACTGCTGATTTGGTCTatgggaccccctccccccagtactCCCCTGCTTCCAGCTGAGAACCTTGTAGGATGTAGGAAATTGTGGACACCAAACAATCCCCCAGCCAAAGCAGCTTTCCCCAGAAGCagctgaagggagagagagggaactgtCCCTTCACCACCTGGTCCATCCTCCCAATGACCGTGTCCCGTTGGCCACTTCAGACCACCCCCTACTTCCTGCTCAGCCCCAACCCCTTTCATGGCGCAGAGAAGAGTGAGCATAATCCGCCTGAGCCAGGGACCCTCCCACTACTCTGGAAACCTGATGAACGTGGAGTCTTGGAGGGGCCTGTGGACTCACCCAGGGCCCCAGACCCCTCAGAACATGGCGCTTCTCCGCCTCTGCTGAGAGATCCAGCCACTAGCACTCATGTCCATCTGCAGCATCTTCATCACCCACTTGTCACGACGGGCACCTTCAATGAACTCATTCAGAGACAGCTGGCCTGAGCAAGGGGTGGGAGACATGGTCATGCGGGAGAGCGGAAGAAATGGGGTTGGGGGGCGAGGGGAGAGGCCTTCTCTGCCAGCGCACACCCTCTGACGCAAACCGACACGACACCTCACACACAAATGAGCCTGCAGTCTCAGGGCCTGAGCTCCCGGCTTGCCAACTCTCCAGTTCTCCAGAGTCTCCCAGAAATGTTCCTGAGAGCTCTTCTGGGTATGTTCCCAGCcagctctctccctctggccttgGGGCTGGTGCCTCGGGGAGGGCCCAAATTGCCTTCCCCGGGGGCCTATCCTATGCCTGTCTCTCAAATACATGTACCCTATTTATTCCTCCGGAGCGTCTTTATCCCTATttcccagatgagaaaactgaggccaggcTGAGAGATTAAATGGTCTGCCAGAGTCCAAAGCTCCTCTTCTCTGGCTGTACTTGCCTGGCCTCCATCAGCAACGCCGGAGGCGAGAGCTTAAATCGCCCCCTGTGAACATCACACCACGTGATGTTCTACGTCCTCCTCTCTGCACCCAGCTCTCCGGCTGCGGGGAGGTGGACGGCCTTGTCCAGGGTGGTGCGGCCGGAAAGGGGGGTGGTGTGGAGTGGGcagccccccgcccgcccccttACCATCTCCGTTCTCATCCACCAGAAGAAAGATCCTGTCCACCACCTCCTCGGGCGTGAGCAGCTGTCCTTgctgctcctcctccatctccacccTGCAGGCTTTCTTCAGCTTGTAGATGGCCTGCGGGAGAAAACCCGcaagctccctccctccctctgcccgggCCCAGGCCCTCAGCCCTGCGTCCCCAGcgctgcctcccctcctccccccaagcCTACACGACTTAGGACCACAGGCCCCAGACCCAAATAATAGTCCACCTGTCCTCGGGCTGCTCCCTCAGGGTCCCACTCGCCTAGTTCACTGGCACTGAGGGGTGTCAGGCCTCACAGGCCCCCCACCCTGATGCCCTGTGGCCATCAAAGTAAAACCCAAAACCTTCAGTGAGGGACAGACCCGGCACTGTGATGGTCTCAAGTCCACTCTGCACAGgaagagatggagacccagagaggaagagagaacggAGGTTACTTATGGACATGTGTGTAAAATAGGAGGAGGGGAGACACCGCCCGTTAGGCCTGGCGGGAAAGAACGGGTTTCTCTCTCACCATGTTTCCTCTCCCTGTGAGGTGGCGTAGGTgaagtggggaagagaaagacacgTGTGAGGATTTTCCTTAGTTCCTGGACTGGGCGCTCCATGGAAAGAGGCCTGTCTGATCAATCCCCAGGCCCTCACACAATGGGGCACCATGGGGACCCCACTGATTGGTCCGGGAGCCCTGGGGCTAAGGCCAGCCCTGGTGCCTCCTGGGATGGAAGAACTTGGGCAAACCACAGACCTAACCTGAGGCAACTTCTTTATCTGTGCGGTTCTGGGGCCTAACAGGGTGACTGGGTCAGGGGTCAGTCTGCTGTAGTAGGTTCTTCCTTCTACtctcactgtttttgtttttggttttttgtaatgtttatttactttgagagagagagacagggcatgagtgggggaagggcattaaagagggagacacagactccgaagcaggctccaggctctgagctgtcagcacagagcccgacatggggcttgaactcatgaacctcgagatcatgacctgagctgaagtcagacacctaacggacgaagccacccaggtgcccctcattgggtttaatttactcttcttttttctagtttcttgcgATGGCTTCTAAGATCATTAACTTCCAGCCTCTTGTTTTCTAACATCTACCTTTTAAGGCGATAAAATGCTCTGCAGGTCCAGTCTCAGTAGCCGGTTATGTTACCTGCATATTATGGCCTGGCTCCAAGTACTTGGTGTGTGTGATATAATATCTTTCGTTTATGGAGTCGTTAGGAGAGTATTGCCTTATTTCCAAACAGATGGAGATTTTTTAAGGTATCTTTTTGTAAaggatttctagtttaattctgaCCTTGGAGAGCACCCTCTGGATGATTCCAATGCCTCTTCCCCCacaccagccccagggcccccaccTGAGGGGCCAGGCCTCAGAGCCCCGCTGCACTCACTGCCCTGGCCCCACCGGCAGACACTGACCTCCACAATGTCGAGCAGCTCCAGACGGTCGATGTAACCGTTGCGGTCCTTGTCATAGATCTTGAAGGTCCACTTCAGCTTGTGCTCCAGGGTGCCCCTGAGCACGAGGTTCAGGGCGGCCACATACTCCAGGAAGTCGATGGTGTTGTCCTGCCAGGGGAGTGGGAGCTGTGAGGTCCCTCCCGCCTTCCCCAGAGCGCCGGCGTGCGGCCCCACACTGGGCCATCTGTGCCTACAAACTCAAGGCTTTGCCTCTGGCCACCCACGTGGCCTCGACAGCTTCACTCATGCTGTTCTCCACCCTGGCATCCTTTCCCAGGTGGTCATCACCCAATCCTACCTCtccttcaaggcccagctcaagggtccccccctcctccaggaagccctctttcTCCGACCACCTCAGCTACAGtggtctgcctctctcactccctcttctaACATTCACAGCACTTACACTTTATTCTGCACTGTTTGGGCCTTATTCCGGCATTGCCCCTTAGCTCTTTTGTAAGTATGTCTCATTCTTGAGCTGTACTGTACATATGCTCCTGGAGAAAACAGGGTTTACATCGCCTTTGTCTCCCCTTTGTGCTTAGCACAGCACCACTTGTGTGCAGAGCTGGGGTCTCCTAAGCGTTTATGAATCATCGAATCCATGATTGACTTCATTTCATTCTGGGACTACAGCAGCTCTGGAAGATTAGAAAGCGGCGCTCACGGTAGAAATGCCATTCATCCTTTGACTCCCTCCGAGCCCGAGGGGAGGCAGATGTACAATGGCCCCGCTCACCTCCAGGTCCAGGTGGACGTTACCCTCCCTGAAGGACAggcctcccctgtccccacctaagaaggaggcagggagacagagccCACGTGCTAACCTcccaaagggaggagggaggcacagtCCACTTCTGTGGTGACTCTGACCAGCTCACTGAAACTGCTCCTAACACAAATGTGGCAACAATGACTCTAAGAGCAGTCAACGGGAGGCGGTGGCACAGCCGCTTCTTGCTCTGCTATACCACGTGGGCGGAGAGCCCGGCCGTGATGGGGTCCACAGTGGGCTGCTCGGAGTGACCTTCACAAGGGTGTTCCTGCTTAAAGGTGCGCCTGTCTTCTGAGGAGGGGACCTCAGCTCTCCCAAGCCAGAAGCTGCGTCATCACTCTCCCAGGAGTGGCTGTCACTCATAGGACTTTGTCATAAAAAATGACATCGCTGGCTCAGAGCGCCTCTGTCCTACTGGGTCACGCCGCTCGGGGCCCCACCCTCAGATCAAGGGTGCTTGGGTGAGCAACGTGTGAGCAATAGAACAGGACAGAACATGAGGCAAACAGCAGAAAGCCTAAGGAAAAACCAAGACAACAAAATGAGgccaactcaacacccaaagtgtctctctctctccctctcactctattttttaaaataa from Suricata suricatta isolate VVHF042 chromosome 7, meerkat_22Aug2017_6uvM2_HiC, whole genome shotgun sequence carries:
- the GUCA1B gene encoding guanylyl cyclase-activating protein 2, producing MGQQFSWEEVAGEMDVAELQEWYKKFVVECPSGSLFMHEFKHFFRVAGNEEATQYVESMFQAFDKNGDNTIDFLEYVAALNLVLRGTLEHKLKWTFKIYDKDRNGYIDRLELLDIVEAIYKLKKACRVEMEEEQQGQLLTPEEVVDRIFLLVDENGDGQLSLNEFIEGARRDKWVMKMLQMDMSASGWISQQRRRSAMF